From Geotalea uraniireducens Rf4:
CGAGTAGCGCTTATAGTTGATCCTCTTGCTTTTGTCGAAGGTGGAGAAAACTGAAGCGCCAGATGGTTCCAGCCCGAATAAATATAATGGGGAACGAAGTATGTCTTCAAAAACAGATGAGGTATGCCGTGAAAATCTCTGACAAAGATTTCGAGATTCTCAGGGACTATATATATAACCTGTGCGGCATTTATTTTCACACCAGCAAAAAGTATTTTCTGGAAAGCCGCCTGGCACGGCGCATGGAAGCGACCGGCAGCAAGAACCATGCGGAATACTATCAGCTGGTGAGAAACGGGGCAACCGGCGCCGTGGAACTGAGACGGCTGTTGGACGAGATCACCACGAACGAAACCTGTTTTTTTCGTAACGTGCCCCAGCTAACGGCCATGGAAAACAAGTTCATCCCGGATATTGTCGCCATCAAGTCAAAAATCGGCTTTCGCAAATTGAGGATTTGGAGTGCCGGATCGTCTTCAGGGGAAGAAGCCTATACCCTGGCCATGATCTTACTGGAAAAGCGGAATGCGCTCTTGAAGGACTGGATTATAGAAATCGTCGGTACAGACATCAATGAAACGGTGATCGCTCAGGCAAAGGAAGGCATATACAACACCTATTCGGTGAGAAACACCCCTGAGTTTTACCGCCGCAAGTATTTTAAGGAAGAGCCGGGAGAACGCTTTACCCTGGCACCTGAAATCAAGCGGATGGTCAGTTTTTCCCAGTTGAATTTGTACGATGAGAACAAGATGCTTTTTATGAAAAGCTTCGATTTCATCTTTTGCGCTAATGTACTCATATACTTCGATCTTGCCTCAAAATCCAAAGTTGTTCAGCATTTTTACAACAACTTGCAACCATACGGTTATTTCTTTGTCGGACAATCCGAATCA
This genomic window contains:
- a CDS encoding CheR family methyltransferase, producing MKISDKDFEILRDYIYNLCGIYFHTSKKYFLESRLARRMEATGSKNHAEYYQLVRNGATGAVELRRLLDEITTNETCFFRNVPQLTAMENKFIPDIVAIKSKIGFRKLRIWSAGSSSGEEAYTLAMILLEKRNALLKDWIIEIVGTDINETVIAQAKEGIYNTYSVRNTPEFYRRKYFKEEPGERFTLAPEIKRMVSFSQLNLYDENKMLFMKSFDFIFCANVLIYFDLASKSKVVQHFYNNLQPYGYFFVGQSESLHGVSDKFKTIHFPGGFAYNK